A window from Variovorax sp. PBL-E5 encodes these proteins:
- a CDS encoding methyl-accepting chemotaxis protein — translation MKNWKIGTQLGMGFALVLALAAGIAAVGVLRLQAVGDATQEMAQHSLAKERLAAAWLQSTSNNSVRTFALLKSDNPEVQAYLQKNIGTTSAAISATQKKLEEMLASPEELALAEDIRKRRAEYVGLRNDILKLQAQGRQAEAAQLTDGQLVPLLDSYDASIRGMLSHQQAEIDKTAAAIDELHRSGRRNLLVLAALALALGALLAWRLTRGIVQPIDEAILIAETVASGDLSQEFATERGGDFGRLLNGMGEMEDTLTELVRRIKGSTDSIVVASREIASGNQDLSSRTEEQASSLQQTAASMEELTSTVKQNADNARQANQLAVSASEVAVKGGSVVSQVVDTMGSINASSRKIVDIIGVIDGIAFQTNILALNAAVEAARAGEQGRGFAVVASEVRNLAQRSAAAAKEIKTLIGDSVDKVEEGSKQVAEAGRTMQEIVGSVKRVTDIMGEITAASQEQTSGIEQINQAITQMDQVTQQNAALVEEAAAAAASLQEQAGGLSLVVGEFRLD, via the coding sequence ATGAAGAACTGGAAGATCGGCACTCAACTCGGCATGGGCTTCGCGCTGGTGCTGGCGCTCGCCGCCGGCATCGCGGCCGTCGGCGTGCTGCGCCTGCAGGCCGTGGGCGATGCGACGCAGGAGATGGCGCAGCATTCGCTCGCCAAGGAGCGCCTGGCCGCGGCATGGCTGCAGTCCACCAGCAACAACAGCGTGCGCACCTTCGCGCTGCTCAAGAGCGACAACCCCGAGGTGCAAGCCTACCTGCAGAAGAACATCGGCACGACCAGCGCGGCCATCTCGGCGACGCAGAAGAAGCTCGAGGAGATGCTGGCCTCGCCCGAGGAACTCGCGCTGGCCGAGGACATCCGCAAGCGCCGCGCCGAGTACGTGGGCTTGCGCAACGACATCCTCAAGCTGCAGGCGCAGGGCCGGCAGGCCGAGGCCGCGCAACTCACCGATGGCCAGCTGGTGCCGCTGCTCGACAGCTACGACGCCAGCATCCGCGGCATGCTGAGCCACCAGCAGGCCGAGATCGACAAGACGGCCGCGGCCATCGACGAACTCCACCGCTCGGGCCGGCGCAACCTGCTCGTGCTGGCGGCGCTCGCACTGGCGCTGGGCGCGCTGCTGGCATGGCGGCTCACGCGCGGCATCGTGCAACCGATCGACGAGGCGATCCTCATTGCGGAGACCGTCGCCTCGGGCGATCTGAGCCAGGAATTCGCGACCGAACGCGGCGGTGATTTCGGCCGGCTGCTGAACGGCATGGGCGAGATGGAGGACACGCTGACCGAACTGGTGCGGCGCATCAAGGGATCGACCGATTCCATCGTGGTGGCGTCGAGGGAGATTGCCTCGGGCAACCAGGATCTTTCTTCGCGCACCGAAGAGCAGGCGAGTTCGCTGCAGCAGACGGCAGCGTCGATGGAAGAGCTCACCTCCACCGTCAAGCAGAACGCCGACAACGCGCGCCAGGCCAACCAGCTCGCCGTGTCCGCTTCGGAAGTCGCAGTCAAGGGCGGCAGTGTCGTCAGCCAGGTGGTCGACACCATGGGCTCGATCAATGCGTCCTCGCGCAAGATCGTGGACATCATCGGCGTCATCGACGGCATCGCGTTCCAGACCAACATCCTGGCATTGAACGCGGCCGTCGAAGCGGCCCGTGCCGGCGAACAGGGCAGGGGCTTTGCCGTCGTCGCTTCGGAAGTGCGCAACCTCGCGCAACGCTCGGCCGCAGCGGCCAAGGAAATCAAGACCCTGATCGGCGACTCGGTGGACAAGGTCGAGGAAGGCAGCAAGCAGGTGGCCGAGGCGGGCCGCACGATGCAAGAGATCGTCGGCAGCGTCAAGCGCGTGACCGACATCATGGGCGAGATCACGGCGGCCAGCCAGGAGCAGACCTCGGGCATCGAGCAGATCAACCAGGCGATCACGCAGATGGACCAGGTCACGCAGCAGAACGCGGCGCTGGTGGAAGAGGCCGCAGCGGCGGCGGCCTCGCTGCAGGAGCAGGCCGGTGGTCTGTCGCTGGTGGTGGGCGAGTTCCGATTGGACTGA
- a CDS encoding chemotaxis protein CheW has product MPQIESLERPADAAASRGDAHARRLEVVTFTLGAEEYGIDIQKVQELRGYDAVTRIANAPEYIKGVVNLRGIIVPIIDMRVKFNLGTPSYDQFTVVIVLNIGGRVVGMVVDSVSDVITLTPEQIKPAPQMGSVLDTDYLIGLGTVDERMLILVDIDRLMSSDDMGLIEKIAA; this is encoded by the coding sequence ATGCCACAGATCGAAAGCCTCGAACGCCCCGCAGACGCGGCGGCCTCGCGCGGCGATGCCCACGCAAGGCGGCTGGAGGTCGTGACCTTCACGCTGGGCGCGGAGGAATACGGCATCGACATCCAGAAGGTGCAGGAGCTGCGCGGGTACGACGCGGTGACGCGGATCGCGAACGCGCCGGAGTACATCAAGGGGGTGGTGAACCTGCGCGGGATCATCGTGCCGATCATCGACATGCGGGTGAAGTTCAACCTGGGCACGCCGAGCTACGACCAGTTCACGGTGGTGATCGTGCTGAACATCGGCGGCCGTGTGGTGGGGATGGTGGTGGACAGCGTGTCGGACGTGATCACGCTGACGCCCGAACAGATCAAGCCGGCGCCGCAGATGGGCTCGGTGCTGGACACCGACTACCTGATCGGCCTCGGCACGGTCGATGAGCGGATGCTGATCCTGGTGGACATCGATCGGCTGATGTCGAGCGACGACATGGGCCTGATCGAGAAGATCGCGGCCTAG
- the flgJ gene encoding flagellar assembly peptidoglycan hydrolase FlgJ — MTSLNASIGTDAANRSGALDQRFALDVQGVDALRRTARTSPEEGLKQVSRQFEALFMNMVLKSMREATPSSGLLDDSNQKLYTSMLDQQLAQNLSGRGLGLAEAMLVQLRRASASGTPEAEGDARGAGMSLAPRPGLPIRPQSGIPLGSSPTPPMATGRADLSAYQLNNDRAASGAMASLQSHVDSFVSRMGTSAQAASAASGVPAPLILAQAALESGWGKREIRGDDGTQSFNLFGIKADRGWQGPVVETTTTEYVDGVPQRVRAKFRAYGSYDEAFTDYAKFMTGNPRYANVITTGDPTEAAHGLQRAGYATDPQYSQKLVRIMQKFV, encoded by the coding sequence ATGACGTCCCTCAACGCGTCGATCGGCACCGATGCGGCGAACCGCAGCGGCGCGCTGGACCAGCGTTTCGCGCTCGACGTGCAGGGCGTCGATGCGCTGCGGCGCACCGCGCGCACTTCGCCCGAGGAAGGGCTCAAGCAGGTCTCGCGGCAGTTCGAGGCGCTGTTCATGAACATGGTGTTGAAGAGCATGCGCGAGGCCACGCCATCGAGCGGCCTGCTCGATGACAGCAACCAGAAGCTCTACACCTCGATGCTCGACCAGCAGCTGGCGCAGAACCTGTCGGGCCGAGGTCTCGGGCTGGCCGAGGCGATGCTGGTGCAGCTGCGCCGCGCGTCGGCATCGGGCACGCCGGAGGCCGAAGGCGATGCCCGAGGCGCGGGCATGTCGCTCGCGCCGCGGCCGGGGCTGCCGATCCGGCCGCAGTCGGGGATTCCGCTCGGCTCCTCGCCGACGCCGCCGATGGCAACGGGGCGCGCCGACCTGAGCGCCTACCAGCTCAACAACGACCGCGCCGCATCCGGTGCGATGGCCTCGCTGCAAAGCCATGTCGACAGCTTCGTCAGCCGCATGGGCACGTCCGCACAGGCGGCGAGCGCGGCCAGCGGCGTGCCCGCGCCGCTGATCCTCGCGCAGGCCGCGCTCGAGTCCGGCTGGGGCAAGCGCGAGATCCGCGGCGACGACGGCACGCAGAGCTTCAACCTGTTCGGCATCAAGGCCGACCGCGGCTGGCAGGGCCCGGTGGTCGAGACCACCACCACCGAGTACGTGGACGGCGTGCCGCAGCGCGTGCGCGCGAAGTTCCGCGCCTACGGCTCGTACGACGAGGCCTTCACCGACTACGCGAAATTCATGACCGGCAATCCGCGCTATGCCAACGTGATCACCACCGGCGATCCGACCGAGGCCGCACACGGCCTGCAGCGCGCCGGCTACGCGACCGATCCGCAGTACAGCCAGAAGCTGGTTCGCATCATGCAGAAGTTCGTCTAG
- a CDS encoding flagellar basal body P-ring protein FlgI, with protein sequence MRRLISLVGVAVLCALALSAPAHAERLKELASIQGVRDNPLIGYGLMVGLDGTGDQTMQTPFTTQSLNNMLQQLGITIPAGVNMQLKNVAAVMVTATLPSFARPGQNIDVTVSSMGNAKSLRGGTLLMTPLKGVDGATYAIAQGNLVVGGAGASANGSKVQINQLSAGRIPGGALVERTVESALGSDGAISLELTRSDFGTAERVVEAVNRQFGAGTANAMDARQIRVRAPALQDHVGFLARLENIEVTPVQAGARVVINARTGSVVMNQAVRVSDCAIAHGNLSVVINTEPVVSQPNALAGGTTVAAQTSQISVNQGGGALQMVRGGASLSDVVKGLNSLGANPQDLVSILQAMKTAGALRAELEVI encoded by the coding sequence ATGCGACGTTTAATTTCTCTGGTCGGTGTTGCTGTGCTCTGCGCGCTCGCGTTGAGCGCACCGGCGCACGCAGAGCGGCTCAAGGAGCTCGCCAGCATCCAGGGCGTGCGCGACAACCCGCTGATCGGCTACGGGCTGATGGTGGGGCTCGACGGCACGGGCGATCAGACGATGCAGACGCCGTTCACCACGCAGAGCCTGAACAACATGCTGCAGCAGCTCGGGATCACGATTCCGGCCGGCGTGAACATGCAGCTGAAGAACGTGGCTGCGGTGATGGTGACGGCGACGTTGCCGTCGTTCGCGCGCCCGGGCCAGAACATCGACGTGACGGTGTCCTCGATGGGCAATGCCAAGAGCCTGCGCGGCGGCACGCTGCTGATGACGCCGCTCAAGGGCGTCGACGGCGCAACCTACGCGATCGCGCAGGGCAACCTGGTGGTCGGCGGCGCCGGCGCCTCGGCCAACGGCAGCAAGGTGCAGATCAACCAGCTGAGCGCCGGCCGCATCCCGGGCGGTGCGCTGGTCGAGCGCACGGTCGAGTCCGCCTTGGGCAGCGACGGCGCCATCTCGCTCGAGCTCACGCGCTCCGACTTCGGCACCGCGGAACGCGTGGTCGAGGCCGTCAACCGCCAGTTCGGCGCCGGCACCGCCAACGCCATGGACGCGCGCCAGATCCGCGTGCGCGCGCCCGCGCTGCAGGATCACGTCGGCTTCCTCGCGCGGCTGGAGAACATCGAGGTCACGCCGGTGCAGGCCGGGGCGCGCGTGGTGATCAATGCGCGCACCGGCTCGGTGGTCATGAACCAGGCGGTGCGGGTGAGCGATTGCGCGATCGCGCACGGCAATCTCTCGGTCGTCATCAACACCGAGCCGGTGGTCAGCCAGCCCAACGCACTCGCGGGCGGCACGACCGTGGCCGCGCAGACCTCGCAGATCTCGGTCAACCAGGGCGGCGGCGCCTTGCAGATGGTGCGCGGCGGCGCCTCGCTGTCCGACGTGGTCAAGGGCCTGAACAGCCTGGGTGCGAATCCGCAGGACCTGGTGTCGATCCTGCAGGCCATGAAGACGGCCGGCGCGCTGCGCGCCGAGCTCGAAGTCATCTGA
- a CDS encoding flagellar basal body L-ring protein FlgH → MHTAGRFAISVAVVALASGCAQLPREPLVHQPMTARADPYAAMAPRRANGAIFQEGPGGSALFEDRRPRNVGDILTIVISEKVNASKNSGANVSRNGSVGAAFGAIPKLLGGLLDGQDAKLSGNNVLDAKGGANANNTFNGVITVTVTDVMRNGNLLVSGEKQMGINQGTEFIRFSGVVNPRTVSGNNTVPSTLVADARIEYTAKGYIDEAQTMGWMQRFFLNVMPF, encoded by the coding sequence ATGCACACCGCAGGGCGTTTCGCGATCTCGGTGGCGGTCGTCGCGCTGGCCTCCGGCTGCGCGCAGCTTCCGCGCGAGCCGCTGGTGCATCAGCCGATGACGGCGCGCGCGGACCCGTATGCGGCAATGGCGCCGCGGCGGGCGAACGGGGCGATCTTTCAGGAGGGGCCGGGCGGCAGCGCGCTGTTCGAGGACCGCAGGCCGCGCAACGTCGGCGACATCCTGACCATCGTGATCAGCGAGAAGGTCAACGCGAGCAAGAACTCGGGCGCGAACGTCAGCCGCAACGGCAGCGTCGGTGCAGCCTTCGGCGCGATCCCGAAGCTGCTGGGCGGCCTGCTCGACGGACAGGACGCCAAGCTGTCGGGCAACAACGTGCTCGATGCCAAGGGCGGCGCGAATGCCAACAACACCTTCAACGGCGTGATCACCGTCACGGTGACGGACGTGATGCGCAACGGCAACCTGCTGGTGAGCGGCGAGAAGCAGATGGGCATCAACCAGGGCACGGAGTTCATCCGTTTCTCGGGCGTGGTGAATCCGCGCACGGTCTCGGGCAACAACACGGTGCCTTCGACGCTGGTGGCCGATGCGCGCATCGAGTACACGGCCAAGGGCTATATCGACGAGGCGCAAACCATGGGCTGGATGCAGCGTTTCTTTCTGAATGTGATGCCGTTCTAG
- the flgG gene encoding flagellar basal-body rod protein FlgG: MLRSLYIAKTGLEAQQTQLDVVSNNLANVGTTGFKRSRAVFEDLMYQNLRQVGGQTSDQTRLPSGLQVGTGVHVVSTERIHAQGNMTKTDNPTDIAINGNGFFQVLMPDGTTAYTRDGSFTPDKDGQLVTASGFPVQPAITLPQNSTGITIGRDGIVTVTQAGTTASVQVGQLQLATFLNPTGLQSMGENLYTETDSSGPPNQVNPGLDGAGIVSQGYIEASNTNVVEELVNMIAAQRAYEINSKAVQASDQMLQRLGQL; this comes from the coding sequence ATGTTGCGTTCCCTCTATATCGCCAAGACCGGCCTCGAAGCCCAGCAGACCCAGCTCGACGTCGTCTCCAACAACCTGGCCAACGTCGGCACCACCGGCTTCAAGCGCAGCCGCGCCGTGTTCGAGGACCTGATGTACCAGAACCTGCGCCAGGTCGGCGGCCAGACCTCCGACCAGACGCGGCTGCCCTCGGGCCTGCAGGTCGGCACCGGCGTGCACGTGGTCTCGACCGAGCGCATCCATGCGCAAGGCAACATGACCAAGACCGACAACCCGACCGACATCGCGATCAACGGCAACGGCTTCTTCCAGGTGCTGATGCCCGACGGCACGACCGCCTACACGCGCGACGGTTCGTTCACGCCCGACAAGGACGGGCAGCTGGTCACGGCCAGCGGCTTTCCGGTGCAGCCGGCGATCACCCTTCCGCAGAACTCGACCGGCATCACCATCGGCCGCGACGGCATCGTCACGGTCACGCAGGCCGGCACCACCGCCAGCGTGCAGGTCGGGCAGCTGCAGCTCGCCACCTTCCTCAACCCGACCGGGCTGCAGAGCATGGGCGAGAACCTCTACACCGAGACCGATTCCTCGGGGCCGCCGAACCAGGTTAACCCGGGGCTCGACGGCGCCGGCATCGTGAGCCAGGGCTACATCGAGGCTTCCAACACCAACGTGGTGGAAGAGCTGGTGAACATGATCGCGGCGCAGCGCGCGTATGAGATCAACAGCAAGGCGGTGCAGGCGTCCGACCAGATGCTCCAGCGCCTAGGCCAGCTGTAA
- a CDS encoding flagellar basal body rod protein FlgF codes for MDRMLYVAMSGAKQAMEQQASVANNMANVSTPGFRAQINSFRAVPVVGEETPTRSFVVATTPGADFTHGPLTETGRALDVAVKGEGWLVVQTPDGGEAYTRVGNLQVGADGQILTMGARPVMGESGTLVIPPGSTATVAENGLVTARGAGDPNVGVGEVGRLKLVNPPNADLVRGEDGLFRMRDGLPPAPADEAVTLVSGVVEGSNVNPVEAMVAMIANGRSFEMQMKSIQSADTNAQSANKLLAYG; via the coding sequence ATGGATCGAATGCTGTATGTCGCGATGAGCGGCGCCAAGCAGGCCATGGAGCAGCAGGCCTCGGTCGCCAACAACATGGCGAACGTCTCGACGCCGGGATTCCGCGCGCAGATCAACAGCTTCCGCGCGGTGCCGGTGGTCGGCGAGGAGACGCCCACGCGTTCCTTCGTCGTCGCCACCACGCCCGGCGCCGACTTCACCCACGGCCCGCTCACCGAGACCGGCCGCGCGCTCGACGTCGCGGTCAAGGGCGAGGGCTGGCTGGTGGTGCAGACGCCCGACGGCGGCGAGGCCTACACCCGTGTCGGCAACCTGCAGGTGGGCGCCGACGGCCAGATCCTGACCATGGGCGCGCGCCCCGTGATGGGCGAGAGCGGCACGCTGGTGATCCCGCCCGGCTCCACCGCGACCGTCGCCGAGAACGGCCTCGTCACCGCACGCGGCGCCGGCGATCCGAACGTCGGCGTCGGCGAGGTCGGGCGCCTGAAGCTCGTCAACCCGCCGAACGCCGACCTGGTGCGCGGCGAGGACGGCCTGTTCCGCATGCGCGACGGCCTGCCGCCGGCGCCGGCCGACGAAGCGGTCACGCTGGTCTCCGGCGTGGTCGAGGGCAGCAACGTCAATCCGGTCGAGGCCATGGTGGCCATGATCGCCAACGGTCGCAGCTTCGAGATGCAGATGAAGTCGATCCAGTCCGCCGACACCAACGCGCAGTCGGCCAACAAATTGCTGGCGTACGGCTGA
- the flgE gene encoding flagellar hook protein FlgE: protein MSFSQGVSGLGAAAANLDVIGNNIANSGTIGFKSAAATFQDVYAGSRVGLGVAVGGVVQNFTQGVTQTSSRPLDVAILNGDGFYRLSSASGEVMYSRNGQFTKDNNGYIVNAGGLRLTGYGVNANGGISGGTPAPIQIPTQAMTPRATTTVNAEFNLDARSTVPTKTPFDPADNDTFSYSNAIGPVYDSLGNSHDLAVYFVKTGANSWDAYGTADGAPLNGGAALSGMTFDSNGNMTAPAGGKLNIAGLSFTNGSAPLTMSVDLSGTTQFGTLNGMSKLNQDGYTSGELTSFAINPDGTITGKFSNEQTKLLGQVVLSSFANPNGLEPKGDNVWAETAASGQALTSTPAEGTKQGSLQAGALESSNVDLTSELVNLIVAQRNYQANAQTVKTQNEVMQTLMNIG, encoded by the coding sequence ATGAGTTTCTCCCAGGGCGTCAGCGGCCTCGGCGCGGCCGCAGCGAATCTCGACGTGATCGGCAACAACATCGCCAACTCGGGCACCATCGGCTTCAAGTCGGCGGCCGCCACCTTCCAGGACGTGTACGCGGGCTCGCGCGTCGGCCTCGGCGTCGCGGTGGGCGGCGTGGTGCAGAACTTCACCCAGGGCGTGACGCAGACCAGCAGCCGCCCGCTCGACGTCGCGATCCTCAACGGCGACGGCTTCTACCGTTTGAGCAGCGCCAGCGGCGAGGTCATGTACTCGCGCAACGGCCAGTTCACCAAGGACAACAACGGCTACATCGTCAACGCGGGCGGACTTCGGCTGACCGGCTACGGCGTCAACGCCAACGGCGGCATCAGCGGCGGCACGCCGGCGCCGATCCAGATTCCCACCCAGGCCATGACGCCGCGCGCGACCACCACCGTCAATGCCGAGTTCAACCTCGACGCGCGCAGCACGGTGCCGACCAAGACGCCGTTCGACCCCGCCGACAACGACACCTTCAGCTACTCCAACGCCATCGGCCCGGTCTACGACTCGCTGGGCAATTCGCACGACCTCGCGGTCTACTTCGTGAAGACCGGCGCCAACAGCTGGGACGCCTACGGCACCGCGGACGGCGCGCCGCTCAACGGCGGCGCCGCACTCTCGGGCATGACCTTCGACAGCAACGGCAACATGACGGCGCCGGCCGGCGGCAAGCTGAACATCGCGGGCCTGAGCTTCACCAACGGCTCGGCGCCGCTCACCATGAGCGTCGACCTCTCCGGCACCACGCAGTTCGGCACCCTCAACGGCATGAGCAAGCTGAACCAGGACGGCTACACCTCCGGCGAGCTGACCTCGTTCGCGATCAATCCCGACGGCACCATCACCGGCAAGTTCTCCAACGAGCAGACCAAGCTGCTGGGCCAGGTCGTGCTGTCGTCCTTCGCCAACCCGAACGGCCTGGAGCCCAAGGGCGACAACGTCTGGGCCGAGACCGCGGCCTCCGGCCAGGCGCTGACCAGCACGCCCGCCGAAGGCACCAAGCAGGGCTCGCTGCAGGCCGGCGCGCTCGAATCCTCCAACGTCGACCTGACGTCCGAACTCGTCAACCTGATCGTCGCCCAGCGCAACTACCAGGCCAACGCGCAGACCGTGAAGACGCAGAACGAGGTCATGCAGACCTTGATGAACATCGGCTGA
- a CDS encoding flagellar hook assembly protein FlgD, with amino-acid sequence MAISDTSSITGLNAASAAASATTVSNDDTEQRFLKLLVTQLNNQDPLNPMENAELTSQLAQMSTVSGIQQLNSTLSGLVSQTGSNQVLQSASLIGYSVLSPSSELNVTADKATPFAVDMAGSASDVKVTITDASGRTVRTLDLGTQPQGVAGASWDGLDDAGNAVAAGTYQYAVAATNGGTAVDATALSFSTVAAVKQASGGVTLELASGRSIGLADVRMFL; translated from the coding sequence ATGGCCATCTCCGACACCTCCTCGATCACCGGACTGAACGCCGCCAGCGCGGCGGCGAGCGCCACCACCGTCTCGAACGACGACACCGAGCAGCGCTTTCTCAAGCTGCTGGTGACGCAGCTCAACAACCAGGATCCGCTCAACCCGATGGAGAACGCCGAGCTGACCTCGCAGCTCGCGCAGATGAGCACCGTGAGCGGCATCCAGCAGCTCAACAGCACGCTCTCCGGCCTGGTGAGCCAGACCGGCTCGAACCAGGTGCTGCAGTCGGCCTCGCTGATCGGCTACTCGGTGCTGTCGCCAAGCAGCGAGCTGAACGTGACGGCCGACAAGGCCACGCCCTTCGCCGTCGATATGGCCGGCTCGGCCTCCGACGTCAAGGTGACGATCACCGATGCATCCGGCAGGACGGTGCGCACGCTCGACCTCGGCACCCAGCCGCAGGGCGTCGCCGGCGCGAGCTGGGACGGCCTCGACGACGCCGGCAACGCTGTGGCGGCCGGCACCTACCAGTACGCCGTGGCGGCGACCAACGGCGGCACCGCGGTCGATGCGACCGCGCTCTCGTTCTCGACCGTGGCCGCGGTCAAGCAGGCGTCGGGCGGCGTCACGCTGGAGCTGGCATCGGGCAGGAGCATCGGCCTGGCCGACGTGCGCATGTTCCTCTGA
- the flgC gene encoding flagellar basal body rod protein FlgC: protein MPSPGAMNIFSVAGSAMTAQSQRMNVTASNLANADSVAGPDGQPYRAKQVVFEVDAAGSQEVGGVKVARVVEDPSPFKMVYDPKNPQADGKGYVAMPNVNVVEEMTNMISASRSYQANVEVLNTAKTLMVKTLSIGQ from the coding sequence ATGCCTTCTCCCGGTGCCATGAACATCTTCAGCGTCGCGGGCTCTGCGATGACCGCGCAGTCGCAGCGCATGAACGTCACGGCCAGCAACCTGGCCAATGCCGACAGCGTGGCCGGCCCCGACGGCCAGCCCTACCGCGCCAAGCAGGTGGTCTTCGAGGTCGATGCCGCCGGCTCGCAGGAGGTCGGCGGCGTGAAGGTCGCACGCGTGGTCGAGGACCCGTCGCCCTTCAAGATGGTCTACGACCCCAAGAACCCGCAGGCCGACGGCAAGGGCTACGTCGCCATGCCCAACGTCAACGTGGTCGAGGAAATGACCAACATGATTTCCGCCTCGCGCAGCTACCAGGCCAACGTCGAGGTGCTCAACACCGCCAAGACGCTGATGGTCAAGACGCTCAGCATCGGCCAGTAA
- the flgB gene encoding flagellar basal body rod protein FlgB has product MIDKLDAALRFNREALNLRVERQNVLASNIAHADTPNYKARDFDFSSRLSQAVEQGRTSQSVQMATTSARHLAGQAQAAPDEELQYRVPTQSSIDGNTVDMDVERVNFADNALRYESNLTVISAKIKSLLSAVQQ; this is encoded by the coding sequence ATGATCGACAAGCTCGATGCGGCGCTTCGCTTCAACCGCGAAGCCCTCAATCTGCGGGTGGAGCGCCAGAACGTGCTGGCCTCCAACATCGCGCATGCGGACACGCCGAACTACAAGGCACGCGATTTCGATTTCAGCAGCCGGCTGAGCCAGGCCGTCGAACAGGGACGCACGTCGCAGTCGGTGCAGATGGCCACCACCTCCGCGCGCCACCTGGCCGGCCAGGCGCAGGCCGCGCCCGACGAGGAGCTGCAGTACCGCGTGCCGACCCAATCGAGCATCGACGGCAACACCGTCGACATGGACGTCGAGCGCGTCAACTTCGCCGACAACGCGTTGCGCTACGAATCGAACCTCACCGTCATCAGCGCCAAGATCAAGTCGCTGCTGTCGGCGGTGCAGCAGTAA
- the flgA gene encoding flagellar basal body P-ring formation chaperone FlgA yields the protein MSLPWSRLVCLALPALVAGLGTVSAAEPLAGPARAAVDEFLKVQTAGLPGKVRITVDAPGSGPLPACDALEPFVPPGAAIWGRVSIGLRCPGDRPWTRFVPAHVAVEGRYFVATRAIDSGRPLGPGDVAERSGDLTRLPRSVVTDAAALTGVVAANRIASGAPLRRELLRGATVIQQGQTVQVVAEGPGFVVSTEARAMTHAEVGAMVQAKTRDGRMVSGLADAEGQIRLTQ from the coding sequence ATGTCCCTGCCCTGGTCCCGCCTCGTCTGCCTCGCCCTGCCGGCGCTCGTGGCGGGCCTCGGCACGGTCTCTGCGGCCGAGCCGCTCGCCGGCCCGGCGCGCGCCGCCGTCGACGAGTTTCTCAAGGTCCAGACCGCCGGCCTGCCGGGCAAGGTCCGCATCACGGTCGATGCGCCGGGCTCGGGGCCGTTGCCGGCCTGCGATGCGCTCGAGCCTTTCGTGCCACCGGGCGCGGCGATCTGGGGACGGGTGTCGATCGGGCTGCGCTGCCCGGGCGACAGGCCCTGGACGCGCTTCGTGCCCGCGCATGTCGCGGTCGAGGGACGCTACTTCGTCGCCACGCGAGCGATCGACAGCGGCAGGCCGCTGGGCCCGGGCGACGTCGCCGAGCGCAGCGGCGATCTCACCCGCCTGCCGCGCTCGGTCGTCACCGACGCCGCCGCGCTGACCGGCGTGGTGGCGGCCAACCGCATCGCCTCGGGCGCGCCGCTGCGCCGGGAACTCCTGCGCGGCGCGACCGTGATCCAGCAGGGCCAGACGGTCCAGGTGGTCGCCGAGGGCCCGGGTTTCGTCGTCAGCACCGAGGCGCGCGCGATGACGCATGCCGAGGTCGGCGCGATGGTGCAGGCCAAGACGCGCGACGGCCGCATGGTCAGCGGGCTGGCGGATGCCGAGGGGCAGATCCGGCTGACGCAGTAG
- the flgM gene encoding flagellar biosynthesis anti-sigma factor FlgM codes for MKIDQSATSATPPARPAKAGSAPAAGTDAAGSTKDAAQMSAQVHSLPSAPGGDFDAARVAAIRDDIRAGRYQVHPERIADGLIDSVRDLLGSKKKDA; via the coding sequence GTGAAAATTGATCAATCCGCCACTTCGGCCACGCCCCCCGCCCGCCCGGCCAAGGCGGGTTCCGCACCCGCAGCAGGGACCGACGCCGCTGGCAGCACCAAGGATGCAGCGCAGATGTCCGCGCAAGTTCACTCCCTGCCCAGCGCGCCCGGCGGCGACTTCGATGCCGCGCGCGTCGCTGCGATCCGCGATGACATCCGCGCCGGCCGCTACCAGGTCCATCCCGAGCGCATCGCGGACGGCCTGATCGACAGCGTGCGCGACCTGCTCGGGTCGAAGAAGAAGGACGCATGA